The genome window GCTACCCCAGCTTCAAAGCCTGCTACCCCAGCTTCAAAGCCTGCTACCCCAGCTTCAAAGCCTGCTACCCCAGCTTCAAAGCCTGCTACCCCAGCTTCAAAGCCTGCTACCCCAGCTTCAAAGCCTGCTACTCCTGCAGCAaagcctgctgctgcagcagagagcagctCAGACTCTGACTCCTCTTCTGAAGATGAAGAACCAGTTAAGGCTAAACCTGCAGCAGCTACACCAGCCTCAAAGCC of Micropterus dolomieu isolate WLL.071019.BEF.003 ecotype Adirondacks unplaced genomic scaffold, ASM2129224v1 contig_7472, whole genome shotgun sequence contains these proteins:
- the LOC123964978 gene encoding transcriptional regulatory protein AlgP-like; the protein is TPASKPATPASKPATPASKPATPASKPATPASKPATPASKPATPAAKPAAAAESSSDSDSSSEDEEPVKAKPAAATPASKPGTPAAKPAAAESSSESDSSSEDEEEVVKAKAAAAKPATPAA